Genomic segment of Yoonia sp. R2331:
GCGCACTGTCCAACATCCCGCTGTTTGGAATTGACAGTCTGACGCTTGCCTATGGCGGAACTGGCGCGCAGGAGTTTTACCTGTCGTCTGTGAAAGCAGAGCCTGACCCCAACATCGTCGGTCAAATCCCGCTGCCTGCCGGTCTGCCGCTGCTTCTGGCGGGGCTTGGTGCCCTTGGTCTGGCCAAGCGGCGCAAACAGCACGCTTGATCTGGCTTGAAGTCGACAAAAGGCCCGCGTCGACACGCGGGCCTTTTTGCGTTTGGCGCGGATCAGGCGACTTTGATGTCGTCCGTCACGAGGGGGCCATCCACAGCCTGCGGTGAAAAGTCCAGCGTTGCCTCTGGCCAGTGCCAGTGGGCGGCGGTGTCGGGGCGCAGGCTTTGTGTCGCGATTAGACCAAGCGTCGACAGCACCTCTGCGACCTTGGGCGGCATCTGCCGAAGTGCAAAGAACAGCGCCGCGGGATCCGCCTGTGGGGCAGAGAATGCCGCGATCTGGGCCATGCGGGCGGGGCCCAATCGCGCAACCAGGGCGTCGGTATCGACGTCAATGGTTTTGCGTCGCAGCTTTTTGCTGGTATGGCGCGGCGTCAGCCCGTCAAAGTGGAAAAGCGGCACGTCAGGGCTGCGCGCAAAGGGCGTGCGTGTGTCAGCGCTACCTTGCGCGGTCCGATCACGCACAAAGGTGTGGTGGATTCCAACTGCCACTTGCGCGCCAATCCGGCTCAGCGATTTTTCCCCCACATAGGCGGTCATCCCGTTTTGCAACATCGCCGCCACGGCAGGTGGGTATTCTGCCGCCAAACTGCCGCTATAAAGCTGCGGGATCGGTCCGCGCAAATCGCCGCCAAACACGCTTTCATTGTCTTGATCCGCGGTGAAACACCGCTCAAAAGCCGTCAACCGCAAGCTGGGCACGTCAGCGGGCAGGGTGTGCAGCGCGGCGCGCAGGGCCTCTCCGTCCGAGATGAATTCATCTGCATCACAATGCAGCATCCATTCCGATTGGCCGCGGGTGTAGGCATGGTTGGCGTTAACGATCTGCCGGTCCACATGCAACGGCGGCCGCCACCCCATCTTGCGCCAATAGTCTCCGTCGCATTGGGTCATGCGCACGCGCGGCTCACCTGCCAACAGCGATAGATCACCCTGCGGCGTACGATCAAAGTAAAGATTTATGCGGTCCGCCCCCATCGCCAGATGATGCGCCACAAAGGCCAACACCAGCGGTGCCGGTTCATCAAGCGTTGCTGTGACTTCCCATGTGGGCAAGGGGCGACCTCCGGTTGCGCATAAGTCTAGTAAGAGCAGATGCATCGCACCGCTGCAAACCAACAAAGAGGTCGCAAGAGGTATTGGGCGGATTGTGTCACCCGGGACGGCGCTGAACACCGCCCCGGATGCGCAAAATCAGCTCAGGCTGTCGTCGATGCCCTTGCAGGCGGCGACAAGGCCTTTGACGGCGTCGACGGATTTGTCGAACATCGCCTGTTCTTCTTTGTTCATCTTGATTTCCACCACGCGCTCGACACCGCCGGCACCGATCACGGTGGGCACGCCCACGTAGAAACCGTTCAGGCCATAAGCACCGTCAACATGGGCCGCACAGGGCAACAGGCGCTTTTGGTCTTTCAGATAGGACTCTGCCATTTCAATGGCCGAAGTTGCGGGCGCATAAAACGCAGAGCCTGTTTTCAGCAGGCCCACGATTTCAGCACCGCCGTCACGGGTGCGCTGTACGATCGCGTCCAGCTTTTCCTGCGTGGTCCAGCCCATCTCGACCAGATCAGGCAGGGGGATACCGGCGACGGTGGAATAACGGGTCAGCGGCACCATGGTGTCGCCGTGGCCGCCCAACACAAAGGCGGTGACGTCACGCATCGAGACGTCGAATTCTTCCGCCAGGAAATGACGGAAACGGGCGCTGTCCAGCACACCGGCCATGCCGCAGACCTTGGCGGTGGGCAGGCCAGAGAATTCGCGCAACGCCCAGACCATCGCATCCAGCGGGTTGGTGATGCAGATCACAAAGGCCTCTGGCGCGTGGGCCGCAATGCCTTCGCCCACGGATTTCATGACTTTCAGGTTGATACCCAGAAGATCATCGCGCGACATGCCCGGCTTGCGGGCCACACCGGCGGTGACGATGCAAACATCAGCACCCGCGATCTCGGCATAGTCGTTGGTGCCTTTCAGCGCCACGTCGATCCCCGCAACCGGGCCTGCCTCTGCAATATCAAGTGCTTTGCCGCGGGCGATGTCGCCCTCTTCGGCGATGTCGAACATGATGATATCGCCGAGTTCTTTGATCGCAGCAAGGTGGGCAAGGGTGCCGCCGATTTGTCCGGCGCCGATCAGGGCAATCTTGGGTCTGGCCATGGCTAGGGTCCTATCCGTGATGAATTTCACGCATTGCCTAGTCTTTTGCCCGTCCGGGTGCAAGTGTGCTGCAGTGCGGCGCGAGATGAGGGAATTCACCAGCGTGGAAGACATCGGTTTCTGGATTGCAGCCACGCTGGCGGCCATCTGCGTGGGTCTGGGCAAGGGCGGCGTGCCTGTGATCACGGCGATGGCGGTGCCGCTTCTGGCGCTTGTGACATCGCCGGTTGCCGCCGCTGGTATCCTGCTGCCGGTCTTTGTGGCATCCGACATCTTCGGGCTTTACGCCTATTGGCGCAGCTTTCACCGGGCGGTTTTGGCGATCATGCTGGTGGCCCTGCCGCTGGGCACGCTGATCGGCTGGCTGACGGTGGATTATGTCTCAGAAGCGGCCGTGACCTTGATCGTGGGGCTGATCGGCGGGGTCTATGCGCTGACACTTCTGATCCGGCGCAACCTCGAGGGTCCAGCCCGGAAACCGCGCTGGGGGCCGGGCCTGTTCTGGGGCACGATCACCGGCTTTACCAGCTTTGTCAGCCATTCCGGCGCAGCCCCGTTTCAGATTTTCGCGCTGCCGCTGCGCATGCCGAAACTGATGTTTGCAGGTACGGTCACCGTGGCCTTCGCTTATGTCAATGTGATCAAACTGATACCCTACTACTTTCTGGGGCAACTCAACCCCGGCAACCTGCAAATCGCGGCCATTCTGGCGTTGCCTGCGATTTGCGCGGTTTTTGCCGGGGTCTGGCTGGTCCGGATCCTGCCGGAAAAGCTGTTCTTTCAGGCCGTCGTCTGGGCGCTGCTCTTGCTGTCGATCCGCCTGATCTGGGGCGGCCTTTCCGGGCTCTAGGCCTCTGGATCGGTATTGAGAAGCGCCGCCGGGATCACATCCGCGTTCGAGCCCGAGGCGACAAGACAGGTCACACCGTCGGGGCGCGTGGCAATGATGGTCCAACTGCCCGTCTCTGCGTTCACAAAGACCTCGATCACCATTTGATTGGCGGCCAGCCCCATCATCGTGCGGCTTTCATTGTAATTTTCCGCCAGATGCGTGGTCACCGCACCATGCGGGCCACAGTTGCGGCCCTGCGCCTCTGTCTGGGTGGCGGCCAGCATCAGGGCAGAGCCTGTCATCATCGTCAGCATCAATTCGCGTGTCATGGCATGTCCTTTCGGGACGGTATGAGAGGTGGCCAAGGATGCGGGGAGAGGCGTTAGACATGGTTAACGCGGCGTCCGGTGGTCCGGCCGTGCTGCATTGCGGCATTTTTGCCTTGAAATATCTATTCGGATCGGGTGTGTTGCGCGCAACAATGTTGCGAGGATCGCAAGGGAACCTATCATGACCAACCGCCCACACCGCTCTGCCCTCTATATCCCCGGCGCAAAGGACAGGGCGCTGGAAAAGGCCCGCGGCTTACCGGTGGATGTGATCCTGTTTGACCTCGAAGACGCGGTGGCCCCCGATGCCAAGGTGGATGCACGCGCGACGCTCGCCACGGCGCTGGGCACATCCTACGGCCCGCGCCTGCGGATCGTGCGGATCAACGGGCTGGACACCCATTGGGGTGCCGATGACGCCCGCGCCGTGGCCGCGATGAACTGCGACGCGGTACTTTTGCCCAAGGTGAACAGCCCCGCCGATCTGGATGCGCTGGCCGCTCTCGTCCCGAACATCCCGTTCTGGGCGATGATGGAAACGCCGCAAGGTATCCTGAATGCCGCCGCCATTGCCGCCCATCCACGTCTGCAAGGGTTCGTGATGGGCACCAATGATTTGGCCAAGGATCTGGGCGCGCGCACGCGCGATGCGATGACCACCGCACTGCAACACTGCCTACTTGCCGCCCGCGCGGCAGGGATCGTGGCCCTGGATGGCGTCTATAACGCCTTCAAGGACGAGGACGGATTGCGCAGCGAATGCACCCAAGGCCGCGATATGGGTTTTGACGGCAAAACCCTGATTCACCCCGCACAGGTCGACATTTGCAATGCGATCTTTGGCCCCTCGGATGCCGAAATTGAACTGGCCGAACGCCAGATTGCGGCCTTTGACGCCGCCGAAGCCGCAGGGCAGGGCGTCGCGGTGGTGGACGGAAAGATTGTAGAGAACTTGCATATCGTCACCGCACGGGCAACTTTGGCGAAAGCCAAAGCCATTGCCGCACTGGAGACGCCATGATCCTTCTTATTCTCGGTCTGATACTGTGGGCCGCCGCCCATTTCTGGAAACGTGCATTGCCTGCAAACCGTGCGCAGTTTGGCGACAAGGGCAAGGCGATCGTGGCACTGACCTTGGCTGTGGCGATCATCTTCATGATCTGGGGCTACCGTGCATGGGACGGCACGTTCTATTGGGGCCGGACACCGGCAATGACCGGGATCAACAACATCCTGATGGTGTTTTCGTTCTATCTGTTCGCAGCCTCGGGCGCCAAAACCAAGATCACCAAGACCGTACGTCACCCGCAACTGACCGCCGTGATCCTGTGGTGCGTCGCACATCTGGTGGTCAACGGCGACACGCCGTCCTTTGTGCTGTTTGGCGGGCTGATGGTCTGGGCCATCGCCGAAATCGTCGTGATCAACCGCGCCGAAGGCCCACGCGGCCCCTACCACGAGGTGCCGGTCAAAAAGGAATTTACCGCCGCCGTGGCCACCGTGATCGCGGTGATTGTTGTGGGCGGTATCCATGCCATCCTTGGCTACAACCCCTTTGGATAAGACATGAAAATCTATCGTTTGCTGACCGAAGATGACACTTCGGCCTTTTGCCACAAGGTCTCGCTGGCGCTGTCTAAGGGCTGGGAATTGCACGGCGATCCCACCTATGCCTTTGACCACGCCAACGGCGTCATGCGCTGCGGGCAGGCGGTGACCAAGGACATTGACACGCCCTATCACCCGGACATGAAGCTGGGCCAGCAATGACCAAGACCAATCCGGGCCGCTTTTTCGAGGATTACACCCTTGGCGAGGTGATCCACCACGCCGTCCCCCGGACCGTCGCCGAAGGCGAGCGTGCGCTATATCATGCGCTTTATCCGGCCCGCGGGGCGCTTTATTCCTCAGACGTCTTTGCGCAGGATTGCGGACTGGAAAGCTCTCCACTGGATGACCTGATCGCCTTTCATGTGGTGTTTGGCAAAACCGTGCCCGATGTCTCTCTGAATGCGGTGGCTAATCTGGGCTACGCGGAAGGGCGCTGGCTGGCGCCGGTCTGGCCCGGTGATACGTTGACGTCATCGTCAGAGGTGATCGGGC
This window contains:
- a CDS encoding glycosyltransferase family 2 protein, producing the protein MPTWEVTATLDEPAPLVLAFVAHHLAMGADRINLYFDRTPQGDLSLLAGEPRVRMTQCDGDYWRKMGWRPPLHVDRQIVNANHAYTRGQSEWMLHCDADEFISDGEALRAALHTLPADVPSLRLTAFERCFTADQDNESVFGGDLRGPIPQLYSGSLAAEYPPAVAAMLQNGMTAYVGEKSLSRIGAQVAVGIHHTFVRDRTAQGSADTRTPFARSPDVPLFHFDGLTPRHTSKKLRRKTIDVDTDALVARLGPARMAQIAAFSAPQADPAALFFALRQMPPKVAEVLSTLGLIATQSLRPDTAAHWHWPEATLDFSPQAVDGPLVTDDIKVA
- the mdh gene encoding malate dehydrogenase — translated: MARPKIALIGAGQIGGTLAHLAAIKELGDIIMFDIAEEGDIARGKALDIAEAGPVAGIDVALKGTNDYAEIAGADVCIVTAGVARKPGMSRDDLLGINLKVMKSVGEGIAAHAPEAFVICITNPLDAMVWALREFSGLPTAKVCGMAGVLDSARFRHFLAEEFDVSMRDVTAFVLGGHGDTMVPLTRYSTVAGIPLPDLVEMGWTTQEKLDAIVQRTRDGGAEIVGLLKTGSAFYAPATSAIEMAESYLKDQKRLLPCAAHVDGAYGLNGFYVGVPTVIGAGGVERVVEIKMNKEEQAMFDKSVDAVKGLVAACKGIDDSLS
- a CDS encoding sulfite exporter TauE/SafE family protein, coding for MEDIGFWIAATLAAICVGLGKGGVPVITAMAVPLLALVTSPVAAAGILLPVFVASDIFGLYAYWRSFHRAVLAIMLVALPLGTLIGWLTVDYVSEAAVTLIVGLIGGVYALTLLIRRNLEGPARKPRWGPGLFWGTITGFTSFVSHSGAAPFQIFALPLRMPKLMFAGTVTVAFAYVNVIKLIPYYFLGQLNPGNLQIAAILALPAICAVFAGVWLVRILPEKLFFQAVVWALLLLSIRLIWGGLSGL
- a CDS encoding CoA ester lyase encodes the protein MTNRPHRSALYIPGAKDRALEKARGLPVDVILFDLEDAVAPDAKVDARATLATALGTSYGPRLRIVRINGLDTHWGADDARAVAAMNCDAVLLPKVNSPADLDALAALVPNIPFWAMMETPQGILNAAAIAAHPRLQGFVMGTNDLAKDLGARTRDAMTTALQHCLLAARAAGIVALDGVYNAFKDEDGLRSECTQGRDMGFDGKTLIHPAQVDICNAIFGPSDAEIELAERQIAAFDAAEAAGQGVAVVDGKIVENLHIVTARATLAKAKAIAALETP
- a CDS encoding NnrU family protein — its product is MILLILGLILWAAAHFWKRALPANRAQFGDKGKAIVALTLAVAIIFMIWGYRAWDGTFYWGRTPAMTGINNILMVFSFYLFAASGAKTKITKTVRHPQLTAVILWCVAHLVVNGDTPSFVLFGGLMVWAIAEIVVINRAEGPRGPYHEVPVKKEFTAAVATVIAVIVVGGIHAILGYNPFG
- a CDS encoding DUF1737 domain-containing protein, which translates into the protein MKIYRLLTEDDTSAFCHKVSLALSKGWELHGDPTYAFDHANGVMRCGQAVTKDIDTPYHPDMKLGQQ